Within the Medicago truncatula cultivar Jemalong A17 chromosome 4, MtrunA17r5.0-ANR, whole genome shotgun sequence genome, the region TTAAAAATCTAGATCAGCAAGGCAATTCAACTTCTTCATTGAAACACCCCAAAAAAGACTAGAAAGAAGTTGAAAGTAATTCCAAGATATTCTAATTACAAATGTTTGTGCATGCCTATGTAATAATTCATTCAAGTCTTCAATTACCTCTTCATTCTGATAATGTTTCCATAGGATTTCCATCATATTTGTTTCTTCATAACTCCCTAAAGATGGTTCTAATCCAGCAAACACAACATCCTTACAGTATTTGAGATATGTAGGTAAGTCCTTGGAATACTCTGTCAAAAACACAGCATGTTATGCTAGCTAGATAGTCATTAAACTGTTGTCAGAAATAGGAGGAAAGAGAATATAAGCTCACACAACATAGGTTGAACAAGATGATAAGTAAATAACTTTACCATGGGTGTCTGCAATCTCATTGTATATTGCATGAAGGTGTTGGAGAAGCCCCGTACAATCCAATTCGTGTTTCTGTTGTTCAACTGGATCTTTAGCTGAATCTTTGGCACTATCATTATGAGATAAACTTTTCTCCCATTCTCCATAACCATTGATGTTATACAAAATCCTTATTGCTACCACCAGAACTGATACAACACAAACATGAGTAGGTAGCTTAAAATAATCCTTGGATAAGGATAACCACAAATCTGGAGACATTGACCATTCATAAATGCGGCATGCGTATGGAAGAATCTTTTCAACAGGAAGAGATAATTTTTCAAGATAACGATAAGCTAATGCATAGAAGTTCACAGGAGGTAACTCCAAGCCTATAAACTGAGAAATGGATGAAGCACATGACTCTAGTTTATGTACCGAAAGAGCTCGCTGAGGCCTGAACATTAAACTTGAACTGATAGGACAGGCAACTGGTGGTCCCATGCGGCTTTCAAGTTCGAGAAAAGCAGAAAAATATGGAAGCTTCCCTTCACATGTCCACTTAATCATGTCTGACGGCATGATGGCTTCCCTGGCAATATGACATGCCAAATATGAAACAACAATAGTACAGACTACTGGAATCCTATTCCTTAAAGACCTAAACCATATAAACGCAGCTCGCTGACCAAACATATTGTGGGGTTCTGATTTGTATTTGCCACGTATGTTATAATCTTCTGGTTCTcctgaaaacaaaaaagaaataaacataATGAATTACAAGATATACTTGAAAATATGTCAACCATCTTCAGGGTGCCgaaaaaaactataatagaCACTTGATTAACATGAAACATTAAGGCAAATTTCAAGTCATATCATATTGTTCTTCCCGTTTACGGGCACATATTGAAGCTTTAATAATTCTAAGGTAAGTTGCACCAAATCAGATACAAGATGCAAGTGAGAGTGACCTTCCACAAATCCACAACACAATTGAAACTGTTTTTGCCCAAACATTCATAATTGTAATTTGAAAACTCCATGAACTCTCGAGAAGTTACTCTAGTTGCCACCGCAACTGCGTCCGGAGCATTGGCCTCTGCAATCGCTCTCCATTTCTTCTACCGCTCTCAAACTCACTCATCCAAAACCAATCCCTCGCAAAACGGCACCATATCTTCTTCTCGCGTTAGAAGTTCTGGGGACCCTTTTGACCCCACCAAGCGCAAAGGATACTTGTCTTGGGATGATTATTTCATGGCTATTGCGTTTTTGTCTGCTGAAAGATCCAAAGACCCTAATAGGCAGGTGGGTGCTTGCTTAGTGAGTCAAGATGATATAATTCTCGGCATTGGTTATAATGAATTTCCAAGAGGTTGTTCTGATGACAAGTTACCATGGGCCAAGAAATCTAGGACTGGGAATCCTTTGGAGACTAAGTACCCTTATGTTTGTCATGCTGAAGTAAA harbors:
- the LOC11437670 gene encoding TATA box-binding protein-associated factor RNA polymerase I subunit B isoform X2, producing MADVVTFTCQSCTYEGEALESDGFYYCSACGEKNLDVVDTGAEEEDAIGAGIYLASHQRRTAAPTDAVYVQPISQCNPSQSNFLRKLGLEDDSQVKVKAENVDQSQCDPSNPADFGGSTVVSIEQYYKEIRLRYIMGLQMMIELQCEALVKEFKVTPLICGLVGPIWLRFVSKTGVFDDDWADKAIHDSEMQNEGEPEDYNIRGKYKSEPHNMFGQRAAFIWFRSLRNRIPVVCTIVVSYLACHIAREAIMPSDMIKWTCEGKLPYFSAFLELESRMGPPVACPISSSLMFRPQRALSVHKLESCASSISQFIGLELPPVNFYALAYRYLEKLSLPVEKILPYACRIYEWSMSPDLWLSLSKDYFKLPTHVCVVSVLVVAIRILYNINGYGEWEKSLSHNDSAKDSAKDPVEQQKHELDCTGLLQHLHAIYNEIADTHEYSKDLPTYLKYCKDVVFAGLEPSLGSYEETNMMEILWKHYQNEEENLHHMLPFLLCLYSIGKNPSST